Proteins co-encoded in one Prunus persica cultivar Lovell chromosome G6, Prunus_persica_NCBIv2, whole genome shotgun sequence genomic window:
- the LOC18775479 gene encoding GDSL esterase/lipase At5g22810 isoform X1 — protein MGSLCSFLASFSLLIMVLSLAHGQPLVPALFLFGDSVVDAGNNNNVKTIIKANFPPYGRDFSNHKPTGRFCNGKLASDFTAENLGFTSYPPAYLSKEAAGKNLLIGANFASAGSGYYDSTAKLYHTISLNQQLENYKEYQNKVVGIAGKANLTSIISGAVYLVSAGSSDFVQNYYINPLLYKVYTANQFSDILIQSYAKFIQNLYVLGARKIGVTTLPPLGCLPAAITIFGADSNECLAKFNKDAVSFNNKLNATSQSLQKQLSGLTLVIFDIYQPLYNLVTKPAENGFFEARKACCGTGLVETSILCNAESIGTCANASEYVFWDSVHPSEAANKVLADDLLSSGISLIF, from the exons ATGGGCTCTTTGTGCTCTTTCTTAgcttccttttctcttttgattATGGTACTCTCTCTGGCTCATGGGCAGCCTTTGGTTCCTGCCTTGTTCCTATTTGGAGACTCTGTTGTGGATGCTGGTAATAACAACAATGTCAAAACCATAATCAAAGCCAACTTCCCTCCTTATGGAAGAGACTTTTCCAACCACAAGCCAACTGGTAGGTTCTGCAATGGAAAGCTTGCTTCAGACTTCACTG CTGAAAACCTTGGCTTTACTTCCTACCCACCAGCGTATCTTAGCAAAGAAGCTGCAGGAAAAAACCTCTTGATTGGTGCCAATTTTGCCTCAGCTGGTTCTGGTTATTATGACTCTACAGCAAAAttatat CATACTATTTCACTAAATCAGCAGCTGGAGAACTACAAGGAATACCAAAACAAGGTGGTGGGAATTGCAGGAAAGGCCAATCTTACATCAATCATATCTGGTGCTGTCTACCTTGTTAGTGCTGGCAGCAGTGACTTTGTTCAGAACTACTACATTAATCCTCTTCTTTACAAGGTCTACACAGCTAACCAGTTCTCTGACATTCTCATTCAATCTTATGCAAAATTTATTCAG AATCTATATGTATTGGGAGCAAGGAAAATTGGAGTGACCACATTGCCACCACTAGGATGCTTGCCAGCAGCCATCACAATATTTGGGGCGGATAGCAATGAGTGCTTGGCTAAATTTAACAAGGATGCTGTCTCATTTAATAACAAGCTCAATGCCACATCTCAGAGCTTGCAAAAGCAACTTTCTGGTCTCACTTTGGTCATCTTTGACATCTACCAACCTCTCTACAACCTTGTCACAAAGCCCGCCGAAAATG GGTTCTTTGAGGCAAGGAAGGCGTGTTGTGGAACAGGCCTGGTAGAAACATCAATACTGTGCAATGCCGAGTCAATTGGCACGTGCGCCAATGCATCAGAGTATGTGTTTTGGGATAGTGTTCATCCTTCGGAAGCTGcaaacaaagttttagccGATGATTTGCTGAGCAGTGGCATCTCCCTCATattctaa
- the LOC18775355 gene encoding recQ-mediated genome instability protein 2: MDYNLAALKLLCVQLKDAQETSSENAMELHNIIFQRAWLQGILVDVSADGECLYLDDGTGVIELSLRPEFRGRPWNIGMYVMVVGRYMVRTDEPPMIQVHKMVDLSASPDREAMWYLEVLEAYKMFYQPLMEGPV; this comes from the exons ATGGACTACAACCTAGCTGCTCTTAAGCTGCTGTGTGTCCAACTGAAAGACGCGCAAGAAACTTCTTCCGAGAACGCCATGGAATTGCACAACATCATATTCCAACGTGCCTGGTTACAG GGCATTTTGGTCGATGTCTCCGCCGACGGAGAGTGCTTGTATCTCGACGACGGCACCGGCGTCATCGAGCTCTCCCTCAGACCCGAGTTTCGCGGCCGCCCTTGGAATATCG GAATGTATGTAATGGTTGTTGGACGCTACATGGTCCGTACGGATGAGCCCCCAATGATccag GTTCACAAGATGGTTGATCTTTCGGCTTCCCCTGATCGAGAGGCAATGTGGTACCTTGAAGTTTTGGAGGCATACAAAATGTTCTATCAGCCCTTAATGGAAGGACCTGTGTAa
- the LOC18775479 gene encoding GDSL esterase/lipase At5g22810 isoform X2, whose product MGSLCSFLASFSLLIMVLSLAHGQPLVPALFLFGDSVVDAGNNNNVKTIIKANFPPYGRDFSNHKPTGRFCNGKLASDFTAENLGFTSYPPAYLSKEAAGKNLLIGANFASAGSGYYDSTAKLYHTISLNQQLENYKEYQNKVVGIAGKANLTSIISGAVYLVSAGSSDFVQNYYINPLLYKNLYVLGARKIGVTTLPPLGCLPAAITIFGADSNECLAKFNKDAVSFNNKLNATSQSLQKQLSGLTLVIFDIYQPLYNLVTKPAENGFFEARKACCGTGLVETSILCNAESIGTCANASEYVFWDSVHPSEAANKVLADDLLSSGISLIF is encoded by the exons ATGGGCTCTTTGTGCTCTTTCTTAgcttccttttctcttttgattATGGTACTCTCTCTGGCTCATGGGCAGCCTTTGGTTCCTGCCTTGTTCCTATTTGGAGACTCTGTTGTGGATGCTGGTAATAACAACAATGTCAAAACCATAATCAAAGCCAACTTCCCTCCTTATGGAAGAGACTTTTCCAACCACAAGCCAACTGGTAGGTTCTGCAATGGAAAGCTTGCTTCAGACTTCACTG CTGAAAACCTTGGCTTTACTTCCTACCCACCAGCGTATCTTAGCAAAGAAGCTGCAGGAAAAAACCTCTTGATTGGTGCCAATTTTGCCTCAGCTGGTTCTGGTTATTATGACTCTACAGCAAAAttatat CATACTATTTCACTAAATCAGCAGCTGGAGAACTACAAGGAATACCAAAACAAGGTGGTGGGAATTGCAGGAAAGGCCAATCTTACATCAATCATATCTGGTGCTGTCTACCTTGTTAGTGCTGGCAGCAGTGACTTTGTTCAGAACTACTACATTAATCCTCTTCTTTACAAG AATCTATATGTATTGGGAGCAAGGAAAATTGGAGTGACCACATTGCCACCACTAGGATGCTTGCCAGCAGCCATCACAATATTTGGGGCGGATAGCAATGAGTGCTTGGCTAAATTTAACAAGGATGCTGTCTCATTTAATAACAAGCTCAATGCCACATCTCAGAGCTTGCAAAAGCAACTTTCTGGTCTCACTTTGGTCATCTTTGACATCTACCAACCTCTCTACAACCTTGTCACAAAGCCCGCCGAAAATG GGTTCTTTGAGGCAAGGAAGGCGTGTTGTGGAACAGGCCTGGTAGAAACATCAATACTGTGCAATGCCGAGTCAATTGGCACGTGCGCCAATGCATCAGAGTATGTGTTTTGGGATAGTGTTCATCCTTCGGAAGCTGcaaacaaagttttagccGATGATTTGCTGAGCAGTGGCATCTCCCTCATattctaa